One window of Thermocoleostomius sinensis A174 genomic DNA carries:
- a CDS encoding TIGR03960 family B12-binding radical SAM protein, producing MAVAIERLLTSGISRPARYLGNELGAIHKDWHTAAVRWVLTYPEVYEVGASNLGHVILYSILNAQPRQLCDRAYLPAPDLSAKLRETQTPLFAVESRRSLIDFDILGFSLSYELGATNILEMLSLAGIPLTWQERADEGMWNVAQGSYPLIFAGGQTATSNPEPYADFFDFIALGDGEELLPEIGLILEEGKAAGLSREALLLDLAQVPGVYVPRFYDMDSDGSVRPNRPDVPERILRRVAAPIPAYSIGLVPFVETVHDRLTIEIRRGCTRGCRFCQPGMLTRPARDVEPQQVIETVEQGMRATGYNEFSLLSLSCSDYLALPAVGVEIKNRLKDENISLSLPSQRVDRFDENIAHIVGGLRQSSLTFAPEAGTQRLRDIINKGLTNEELLQGVKTAYEQGWERIKLYFMIGLPGETDADVLGIADTIRWLQRECRGKGKKPLGFTVTISNFTPKPHTPFQWHSVSTAEFERKQWMLRQEFRTIRGLKANFTDVRISAMEDFLGRGDRRLACVIHRAWQLGAGMDAWWESLDRAFTAWTQAIAESGLTWKYRQIETGEWNVCAESSVEEEASPSTLPQPVLDAALPWDHLDTGISKSWLKADLERALEAATIPDCSFDGCSHCGVCGADFGHNVVVSPPAIPQFNGQFVPQTERVQRLRVWFGKHGQMALLSHLDLVRLFDRAIRRAALPIAFTGGFHPGPRISFANALSLGVTSSSEIVDIELAQPMTVTDFHTQLAAQLPDELPIYQVESIALQTPSATQLLEQAEYFITLCPVPDAPSPTIAQWHTWIETILATDTIAVEQTTKSGKVRLVNLRERLFELQWVDTNLIDEKIRSFISSEPIAETITTVRFLGSCRNDGTVLRPEHVVYMLESVATQEWQLLQTHRTRLILQTV from the coding sequence GTGGCAGTTGCGATTGAACGGCTATTAACTTCCGGCATCTCTCGTCCCGCTCGCTACTTGGGCAACGAGTTAGGAGCAATCCATAAAGATTGGCACACAGCCGCTGTCCGCTGGGTCTTAACCTACCCAGAGGTTTATGAGGTTGGAGCGTCTAACCTGGGTCATGTTATCCTCTATAGCATTTTGAACGCTCAACCTCGCCAATTGTGCGATCGAGCGTATCTTCCAGCTCCAGACTTATCTGCCAAGCTTCGAGAAACCCAGACTCCTTTGTTTGCGGTCGAATCTAGGCGATCGCTTATTGACTTTGACATTTTGGGCTTTAGTCTCAGCTATGAGCTAGGGGCAACGAATATCCTAGAGATGTTGAGCTTGGCTGGAATACCGCTGACTTGGCAGGAGAGGGCGGATGAGGGAATGTGGAATGTGGCGCAAGGAAGCTATCCGCTAATCTTCGCAGGAGGTCAAACAGCAACCTCTAATCCAGAACCTTATGCCGACTTCTTTGATTTTATTGCCTTGGGGGATGGTGAAGAGCTATTGCCGGAAATAGGGCTGATCCTTGAAGAAGGCAAAGCGGCTGGGCTTAGTCGAGAGGCGCTGTTACTGGACTTAGCTCAAGTTCCGGGGGTGTATGTTCCTCGATTTTATGACATGGACAGCGATGGGTCAGTACGACCCAACCGTCCGGATGTGCCGGAGCGAATTTTGCGACGAGTTGCAGCCCCAATCCCAGCCTATTCAATCGGGTTGGTTCCCTTTGTGGAAACAGTCCACGATCGGCTAACGATTGAAATCCGTCGAGGTTGTACGCGCGGCTGTCGATTCTGTCAACCGGGAATGCTCACTCGTCCAGCCCGAGATGTGGAACCGCAGCAGGTGATTGAAACGGTAGAGCAAGGAATGCGGGCAACCGGATACAACGAGTTTTCGTTGCTTTCTCTTAGTTGCTCAGATTACTTAGCCCTGCCAGCCGTCGGAGTTGAAATTAAAAATCGGCTTAAGGACGAAAATATTTCACTTTCATTACCTAGCCAGCGGGTCGATCGTTTTGATGAAAACATTGCTCATATCGTAGGCGGACTGCGGCAATCAAGCCTAACCTTTGCGCCAGAAGCTGGAACTCAACGACTGCGCGATATTATCAACAAAGGCTTGACCAATGAAGAATTGCTTCAGGGAGTCAAAACTGCCTACGAGCAGGGCTGGGAGCGGATAAAGCTCTATTTCATGATCGGGCTGCCCGGTGAAACCGATGCCGATGTTCTGGGAATTGCTGATACCATTCGTTGGTTGCAGCGAGAGTGCCGCGGCAAGGGCAAAAAGCCGCTAGGTTTTACAGTCACCATTTCTAACTTCACCCCGAAACCCCACACGCCATTTCAGTGGCATTCTGTTTCAACTGCCGAGTTTGAGCGCAAACAGTGGATGTTACGTCAAGAATTTCGTACAATTCGGGGCTTAAAAGCCAATTTTACGGATGTGCGTATTTCAGCAATGGAAGATTTTCTGGGGCGTGGTGATCGTCGTCTCGCTTGTGTGATTCACCGAGCGTGGCAACTAGGGGCTGGCATGGATGCTTGGTGGGAAAGCCTCGATCGAGCGTTTACGGCTTGGACGCAAGCCATCGCAGAGTCAGGCCTAACCTGGAAATATCGCCAGATTGAGACGGGTGAGTGGAATGTCTGTGCCGAATCTTCCGTTGAGGAGGAGGCATCTCCCTCAACGCTGCCTCAGCCGGTCTTGGACGCTGCTTTACCGTGGGATCATCTCGATACGGGCATTAGTAAATCTTGGTTAAAGGCGGATTTGGAGCGAGCGTTAGAGGCAGCCACAATCCCAGATTGCTCCTTTGACGGCTGCTCGCACTGTGGCGTCTGCGGCGCCGATTTTGGACACAATGTGGTAGTTTCCCCCCCGGCTATCCCCCAGTTTAATGGGCAGTTTGTGCCTCAGACGGAACGAGTGCAGCGACTACGAGTGTGGTTTGGTAAACATGGACAAATGGCATTGCTGAGTCATTTGGACTTAGTCCGCCTATTCGATCGAGCGATCCGTCGAGCCGCTCTGCCGATCGCATTTACCGGGGGCTTTCATCCCGGACCTCGCATTTCCTTTGCGAATGCCTTATCTCTAGGAGTCACAAGTTCTAGCGAAATTGTGGACATTGAATTGGCTCAGCCGATGACGGTCACAGATTTTCACACCCAGCTAGCTGCTCAACTTCCTGATGAACTTCCGATTTATCAGGTCGAATCAATTGCTTTACAAACACCGTCTGCTACCCAATTGCTAGAGCAGGCCGAGTACTTTATCACCCTCTGTCCTGTACCAGATGCACCATCGCCAACTATTGCTCAGTGGCACACCTGGATTGAAACCATTCTGGCAACTGATACAATTGCAGTAGAGCAAACCACTAAGTCGGGGAAGGTGAGGCTCGTCAATCTGCGCGAGCGGTTGTTTGAATTGCAGTGGGTCGATACCAATTTAATAGACGAAAAGATACGTTCATTCATCTCATCTGAGCCGATCGCAGAGACCATCACAACAGTGCGATTCCTGGGAAGCTGTCGCAATGATGGCACGGTACTACGTCCAGAACATGTGGTTTACATGTTAGAATCCGTGGCAACCCAAGAGTGGCAACTTTTGCAAACTCACCGAACACGATTGATTTTGCAAACTGTTTAG
- a CDS encoding Rne/Rng family ribonuclease, with the protein MPKQIIIAEQHRIAAVFSEDQIQELIVAKGNHQVGDIYLGVVENVLPGIDAAFVNIGDSERNGFIHVSDLGPLRLRKAAGSITELLAPQQKVLVQVMKEPTGNKGPRLTGNITLPGRYLVLMPFGRGVNLSRRIRNESERNRLRALGILIKPAGMGLLIRTEAEGMDEKAILEDLDNLQNQWESIQQEAVSTRPPSLLNRDDDFIQRVLRDVYSADVNRIVVDSHTGMKRVKQHLVTWSGGRSPQGVLIDHHRDRIPVLEYFRVNAAIREALKPRVDLPSGGYIIIERTEALTVIDVNSGSFTRSATARETVLWTNCEAATEIARQLRLRNIAGVIIVDFIDMDSRRDQLQVLEQFNKALKADKARPQIAQLSELGLVELTRKRQGQNIYELFGRPCPHCGGLGHQVHLPGEPDYEEAEPVEPFRTVPVAEPRTPQLRESWERTSVNNGDEFEFDTSPDLQELDLVNHPSYQERGRGSADNRRRRRSRLKLGEPVAKGFAKPDGEAESEVIEEATPVASVNRVLKDGREGREGRDKLDRNRSTRRDKPPTDPPQLVSVEMTSEEQDVYALMGISPLVLTTEPIKDPKATIVSVSLPGQSSRAANGNTMFAEEVEAAEPEEEIRTVIEPPVTRQSRRLKAEDTIAASELPVAPLATLEEEFHDHGNGTEPENDADSDVTVESTRRRRRRRSSVSMAESSSDSEVG; encoded by the coding sequence ATGCCAAAGCAAATTATTATCGCTGAACAGCACCGAATCGCGGCTGTCTTTTCGGAAGACCAAATTCAAGAGTTAATCGTTGCCAAAGGTAATCATCAAGTTGGCGATATTTATCTAGGGGTCGTAGAAAACGTATTGCCAGGAATTGATGCAGCCTTTGTGAACATTGGAGACAGCGAGCGAAATGGCTTTATTCACGTTTCTGATTTAGGACCTCTACGCTTACGAAAAGCCGCTGGTTCGATTACTGAATTGTTAGCACCTCAACAAAAAGTGTTGGTGCAGGTAATGAAAGAGCCAACTGGCAATAAAGGTCCGAGACTAACGGGCAACATTACATTGCCTGGTCGTTATCTAGTACTAATGCCGTTTGGACGCGGCGTCAATCTTTCTCGGCGCATTCGCAACGAATCGGAACGGAATCGTCTGCGGGCGCTGGGAATTTTGATTAAACCAGCCGGTATGGGGCTATTGATCCGCACTGAAGCGGAAGGAATGGATGAGAAAGCCATTCTCGAAGACTTAGACAATCTACAAAATCAATGGGAAAGCATCCAACAAGAAGCGGTATCTACTCGCCCGCCCAGCCTACTTAATCGGGATGATGATTTCATTCAGCGGGTGTTGCGAGATGTGTATAGCGCCGATGTCAACCGCATTGTGGTCGATTCTCACACCGGAATGAAGCGGGTCAAACAGCATTTGGTGACCTGGAGCGGGGGGCGATCGCCCCAAGGCGTATTGATTGATCATCACCGCGATCGCATTCCCGTGTTGGAATATTTCCGGGTCAATGCTGCTATTCGGGAAGCACTAAAGCCTCGGGTTGATTTACCCTCCGGCGGTTATATTATCATCGAGCGCACCGAAGCCTTGACAGTCATTGATGTGAACTCTGGGTCGTTTACCCGCTCGGCTACTGCCCGAGAAACGGTGCTGTGGACAAATTGTGAAGCGGCAACCGAGATTGCACGGCAACTGCGCTTGCGCAACATTGCTGGGGTAATCATCGTGGATTTCATTGACATGGATTCTCGGCGCGATCAACTTCAGGTGCTTGAGCAATTTAATAAAGCCCTGAAAGCAGACAAAGCCAGACCTCAAATCGCTCAACTGTCTGAACTTGGGTTAGTGGAACTCACTCGAAAACGCCAAGGACAAAACATTTATGAACTGTTTGGGCGACCTTGCCCCCATTGTGGTGGGTTGGGGCATCAGGTTCATTTGCCTGGTGAACCCGATTATGAGGAAGCGGAACCCGTCGAGCCGTTCCGAACGGTTCCAGTTGCAGAGCCACGCACTCCCCAGCTTCGAGAGTCGTGGGAACGTACTAGCGTTAATAACGGAGATGAGTTTGAGTTTGACACCTCTCCAGATCTGCAAGAGCTTGATCTAGTCAACCATCCCAGCTATCAAGAACGGGGGCGAGGCAGTGCAGACAATCGCCGTCGTCGTCGCAGTCGGTTGAAACTAGGTGAACCAGTCGCAAAAGGATTCGCTAAGCCTGATGGAGAGGCTGAATCAGAAGTGATAGAAGAGGCAACCCCTGTCGCTTCTGTGAATCGAGTCCTGAAGGATGGTCGTGAAGGACGAGAAGGGCGGGATAAACTGGATCGCAATCGATCAACGCGTCGTGACAAACCCCCAACTGACCCCCCGCAGTTGGTGTCAGTCGAGATGACATCCGAGGAGCAAGATGTCTATGCCTTGATGGGAATTTCGCCGTTAGTATTGACCACAGAACCTATTAAAGATCCAAAAGCAACGATCGTTTCTGTATCGTTACCGGGACAAAGCAGCCGTGCCGCTAATGGCAATACGATGTTTGCCGAGGAGGTGGAAGCAGCCGAACCGGAAGAAGAAATCAGGACTGTCATTGAACCACCTGTCACTCGTCAATCTCGCCGCCTAAAAGCAGAAGATACGATTGCCGCATCAGAGCTTCCTGTCGCACCTCTGGCAACCTTAGAGGAAGAGTTTCACGATCATGGGAATGGGACGGAACCTGAAAACGACGCGGATTCAGATGTAACGGTTGAATCAACTCGTCGTCGCCGCCGTCGTCGTTCTTCGGTATCCATGGCTGAGTCATCCTCAGATTCTGAAGTAGGTTAA
- a CDS encoding STAS domain-containing protein gives MQSSLGQTRTTVIQPNGHINAENAAALKQQLVETVTCQEYTSLLVDMSQVESLDSAGLMVFVSTLTLAQRLGKSFGLFGISPAVRIIFELTQLDRVFHILEVHPSVEMAVA, from the coding sequence ATGCAAAGTTCTCTTGGTCAAACTCGAACGACGGTTATTCAACCCAATGGACATATTAATGCAGAAAATGCAGCGGCTCTAAAGCAGCAGTTAGTTGAAACTGTGACATGTCAGGAATACACCTCTTTGCTAGTAGACATGAGCCAAGTTGAGTCACTTGATAGCGCAGGCTTGATGGTTTTCGTATCTACGCTAACTCTGGCACAACGCTTAGGCAAGTCCTTCGGACTATTTGGTATTTCTCCAGCCGTGCGGATTATATTTGAATTAACTCAGCTCGATCGCGTTTTTCACATTCTTGAGGTTCATCCTAGTGTTGAAATGGCGGTCGCATGA
- a CDS encoding alpha/beta fold hydrolase yields the protein MTDVVEYPYFRTPRPTNPNAPLFIYLPGMDGTGLLLDRQLAGLEKGFDIRCLSISLNDLSSWEVLTEQVVNLVRVELQRELQQSVYLCGESFGGCLALKVITRAPELFKRFVLINPASSFQRFPWMYWGSLLVQPFPEPIHRLSCLSFLPFLAALNRITPDNRRALLDAMISVSQETSVWRLSLLREFQIGEAELRQITQPTLVIASGSDRLLPSILEADRLVQLMPNARKHVLPYSGHACLLEADIDLYEIMQSEGFLPERQPELEESIVSG from the coding sequence ATGACCGACGTTGTAGAGTATCCCTATTTCCGTACTCCTAGACCCACTAATCCTAATGCACCCCTATTTATCTATCTGCCCGGTATGGACGGCACGGGGCTGTTGCTCGATCGCCAACTTGCCGGGCTAGAGAAAGGATTTGACATTCGCTGCCTCTCCATTTCATTGAACGATCTCAGTAGTTGGGAGGTTTTAACAGAACAAGTAGTGAATTTGGTGAGAGTTGAACTACAACGCGAGTTGCAACAGTCAGTCTATCTCTGTGGAGAGTCGTTTGGCGGTTGTTTAGCCCTGAAGGTGATCACCCGTGCCCCAGAGTTGTTCAAGCGATTTGTACTGATTAACCCTGCTTCCTCGTTTCAACGGTTTCCCTGGATGTATTGGGGATCTTTGCTGGTTCAACCGTTTCCTGAACCAATTCATCGGCTTTCTTGTCTATCGTTTCTGCCGTTTTTGGCGGCCCTTAATCGCATTACGCCAGACAACCGCCGCGCGCTGCTGGATGCGATGATCTCGGTTTCCCAGGAGACATCGGTTTGGCGACTGTCACTGTTGCGTGAGTTTCAAATTGGGGAAGCAGAACTGCGACAGATTACCCAACCAACCCTAGTGATTGCCAGTGGTAGCGATCGGCTTCTACCCTCAATCTTAGAGGCCGATCGGTTAGTTCAGTTAATGCCAAATGCTCGCAAACATGTGCTTCCCTACAGTGGACACGCTTGCTTGTTAGAGGCAGACATCGATCTCTATGAAATTATGCAATCGGAAGGGTTCTTACCAGAACGACAGCCCGAACTAGAAGAATCGATCGTCAGTGGCTAA
- the pheA gene encoding prephenate dehydratase encodes MTFLLAHLGPTGTYAESAAIAWATHLKHQTQEEVCLLPCASIAQTLRMAAEQQVDFAVVPVENSIEGSVTVTLDTLWQLDSLRVQQALVLPISHALLSCAPTLQYVQTVYSHPQALAQCQGWLEKNLPTVQLVPANSTTEALQFLSTDETVAAIASQRAAELYNLPVLVHPINDHPDNCTRFWVLSLKPLSVGSHTSLAFSLPANVPGALVKPLQLFAKRGINLSRIESRPTKRSLGEYVFFIDFESSIAMDSVRSVLEELQNCTETLKVFGSYNISFVDSTKT; translated from the coding sequence ATGACTTTTCTACTTGCCCATCTAGGACCTACCGGTACTTATGCCGAAAGTGCCGCTATTGCTTGGGCAACCCATTTAAAGCACCAAACTCAAGAAGAGGTGTGCTTACTGCCTTGCGCTAGCATTGCTCAAACATTGCGAATGGCAGCAGAACAGCAAGTTGATTTTGCAGTGGTTCCTGTGGAAAACTCGATCGAAGGAAGTGTCACAGTCACGTTAGATACGCTGTGGCAATTAGATTCCCTGCGCGTTCAGCAGGCTTTAGTTTTACCCATTTCTCATGCGCTGTTGTCTTGTGCCCCAACCTTACAGTACGTTCAAACCGTATATTCCCACCCTCAAGCATTAGCGCAATGTCAAGGCTGGTTAGAAAAGAATTTGCCAACGGTTCAACTAGTTCCAGCTAATTCAACAACAGAGGCACTTCAGTTTTTATCTACCGATGAAACTGTAGCGGCGATTGCTTCTCAACGAGCCGCAGAGCTTTACAATCTTCCTGTGCTTGTCCATCCCATTAATGATCATCCCGATAACTGTACCCGCTTTTGGGTGTTAAGCTTAAAACCGCTCTCTGTCGGTAGTCATACGTCCCTAGCCTTTAGCTTACCTGCTAATGTTCCGGGGGCCCTAGTTAAACCATTGCAACTTTTTGCTAAACGCGGCATTAACTTAAGCCGGATCGAATCACGTCCCACTAAACGATCGTTGGGAGAATATGTATTTTTTATTGATTTTGAGTCGTCTATTGCAATGGATTCTGTGCGATCAGTACTAGAGGAGCTACAGAACTGTACTGAAACGCTAAAAGTTTTTGGTAGCTACAATATTAGCTTTGTAGATAGCACCAAGACTTAG
- a CDS encoding ribonuclease HII, with protein MIAGVDEVGRGALFGPVVAAAVILPPDVYSALAESGVTDSKRLSAGDRLRLAVQIRSVALDCRIGIASVQEIDRLNILQASLLAMRRAVMRLNPSPNFCLVDGHQRIRDLPILQQPLVKGDQKSLVIAAASIVAKVWRDELMIRLAAKYPDYDLAINKGYGTAKHQAAIQRVGISAQHRLSFSPCQSVAKQAQV; from the coding sequence ATGATTGCTGGAGTCGATGAAGTTGGGCGAGGAGCATTGTTTGGTCCCGTAGTAGCGGCTGCCGTCATCTTGCCGCCCGACGTTTATTCGGCATTAGCAGAATCTGGCGTAACTGACAGCAAGCGGTTGTCTGCTGGCGATCGCTTGCGCCTTGCTGTCCAAATTCGCTCGGTGGCGCTAGATTGCCGAATTGGAATTGCGTCCGTACAAGAAATCGATCGCTTGAATATTCTACAAGCTTCATTGCTAGCAATGCGCCGGGCAGTGATGCGACTCAACCCATCGCCCAATTTTTGTTTGGTCGATGGTCATCAGCGCATTCGAGATCTACCAATCTTGCAGCAACCACTGGTCAAGGGCGATCAAAAGTCGCTAGTCATTGCGGCCGCTAGTATTGTGGCTAAAGTCTGGCGGGATGAATTGATGATCCGCCTTGCTGCTAAATATCCGGACTATGACTTAGCAATCAACAAAGGCTATGGCACAGCTAAGCATCAAGCCGCTATTCAACGTGTAGGAATTTCAGCCCAACATCGCTTGTCCTTCAGTCCCTGTCAATCAGTTGCCAAGCAAGCCCAAGTTTGA
- a CDS encoding LON peptidase substrate-binding domain-containing protein, with translation MAFSSVAVCELPLFPLPELVLFPSIKLPLHIFEFRYRIMMNTILQSDRRFGVLMVDPTDKTVANIGCCAEIIHYQRLPDDRMKIMAVGQQRFRVLDFVREKPYYVGLVEWIEDRPTDRDLRALSIEVDELLKNVVHLSAKLTGQEIELPDDIPTLPTELSYWVAGNLKGAALEQQALLEMQDTGLRLEREVEILTSTRNHLAARAALEDVFK, from the coding sequence ATGGCATTTTCTTCAGTGGCTGTTTGCGAGCTTCCGCTTTTTCCCTTACCTGAGCTAGTCCTTTTTCCCAGCATTAAGCTGCCGCTGCACATCTTTGAGTTTCGCTATCGGATCATGATGAACACCATTCTGCAAAGCGATCGCCGCTTTGGTGTGTTGATGGTTGATCCGACGGACAAGACGGTGGCAAACATTGGTTGCTGTGCTGAAATCATTCATTACCAACGCTTACCCGACGATCGCATGAAAATCATGGCAGTGGGGCAGCAGCGATTTCGTGTTTTAGACTTTGTTCGTGAAAAGCCCTATTATGTGGGACTGGTTGAATGGATAGAAGATCGACCGACCGATCGAGATTTAAGAGCCTTGTCCATTGAAGTGGATGAACTATTGAAGAATGTCGTTCATTTGTCCGCTAAGCTGACGGGTCAAGAAATTGAACTTCCTGATGATATTCCCACCCTTCCCACTGAGTTATCTTACTGGGTGGCAGGCAACCTTAAAGGTGCTGCCCTTGAACAGCAAGCGCTTCTAGAAATGCAAGACACAGGGTTACGGCTTGAACGGGAAGTGGAGATCTTGACTTCTACCCGAAATCACTTAGCAGCCCGAGCCGCCCTCGAAGATGTCTTCAAATGA
- the pip gene encoding prolyl aminopeptidase, with protein sequence MRELYPPIEPYYTGTLPVSALHTIYFEQVGNPTGKPVVFLHGGPGGGIDPSYRQYFNPSIWRVILFDQRGCGQSRPHAELRENTTWDLVEDIEKLRSHLGIDRWLIFGGSWGSTLALSYSQTYPCSCTGLILRGIFLLRQKELQWFYQEGASYIFPDAWEAYLKPIPLSEQTDLIAAYYRRLTSSDASVRATAAQAWSIWEASTSKLIPDPGLTAKFSESQFADAFARIECHYFVNRGFFDTDDQLLRNCDRIRHLPTVIVQGRYDVVCPMISAWELSQKLPEATLVVVPDAGHSMTEPGIREALLEATDRFAEFV encoded by the coding sequence ATGCGAGAACTTTATCCACCGATCGAGCCTTACTATACAGGAACCTTACCCGTTTCTGCGCTCCATACCATCTATTTTGAACAAGTTGGCAATCCCACTGGCAAGCCAGTTGTATTTTTGCATGGCGGGCCAGGTGGTGGTATTGATCCTAGTTATCGTCAGTATTTTAACCCCTCCATTTGGCGAGTAATTTTGTTTGATCAACGGGGCTGTGGTCAAAGTCGTCCTCATGCCGAGCTACGCGAAAATACCACCTGGGACTTAGTTGAGGACATCGAGAAACTGCGATCACACCTAGGGATCGATCGCTGGCTGATTTTTGGCGGTAGTTGGGGCAGCACATTGGCACTGTCCTACAGTCAAACGTATCCATGCTCCTGTACGGGGCTGATTTTGCGAGGCATCTTTTTGCTGCGACAAAAGGAACTGCAATGGTTCTATCAAGAAGGCGCAAGCTATATTTTCCCTGATGCTTGGGAAGCCTACCTGAAGCCTATTCCTCTGAGTGAGCAGACCGACTTAATAGCTGCTTATTATCGACGGCTAACTAGTTCGGATGCATCAGTTCGGGCCACGGCGGCACAAGCGTGGTCAATTTGGGAGGCTAGTACCAGCAAGCTGATTCCTGATCCGGGGTTGACTGCAAAATTTAGCGAAAGTCAGTTTGCTGATGCCTTTGCTCGGATTGAGTGTCACTATTTTGTCAATCGGGGTTTTTTTGATACAGACGATCAACTGTTGAGAAATTGCGATCGGATTCGCCACTTACCAACTGTGATCGTGCAAGGACGATATGATGTAGTCTGCCCTATGATTTCGGCTTGGGAACTGTCTCAGAAACTACCAGAGGCAACCTTGGTTGTGGTGCCGGATGCGGGACATTCCATGACGGAACCAGGTATCCGTGAGGCGTTGCTAGAGGCGACCGATCGGTTTGCGGAATTCGTGTAG
- the rpsJ gene encoding 30S ribosomal protein S10 has translation MATIQQQKIRIRLKAFDRRLLDTSCEKIVDTANRTNATAIGPIPLPTKRRIYCVLRSPHVDKDSREHFETRTHRRIIDIYQPSSKTIDALMKLDLPAGVDIEVKL, from the coding sequence ATGGCAACGATTCAGCAGCAAAAAATCCGGATTCGCCTCAAGGCGTTCGATCGTCGTTTACTCGATACTTCCTGTGAAAAGATTGTGGATACCGCTAATCGCACCAATGCAACCGCGATTGGCCCGATTCCTTTACCAACGAAACGCCGCATCTATTGTGTTTTGCGTTCTCCTCACGTTGACAAAGATTCCCGCGAGCATTTTGAGACTCGCACCCATCGCCGTATCATCGACATCTATCAACCTTCCTCTAAAACGATCGATGCCTTAATGAAGCTGGATCTGCCTGCTGGTGTCGATATTGAAGTGAAGTTGTAG
- a CDS encoding DUF1997 domain-containing protein, giving the protein MLTSFSACQTVELIVPEASIPIQHYLRQPQRLVKALVDPTRTEQLSPECFRLKMRPLHFMTLSVQPTVDMNVWAEPDGKIHLRSVGCEIRGVEYVNQRFKLELVGQLVPRSQGGTTQLQGRADLKVQVDLPPPLMLAPKPLIETTGNGLLRSVLLTIKQRLMHRLLLDYRTWVASQQFNTDASADAPLFAASQFATNKFSSNNSAV; this is encoded by the coding sequence ATGCTGACCTCCTTCTCTGCCTGCCAAACGGTTGAACTGATTGTACCGGAAGCGTCAATTCCAATTCAGCACTATTTACGCCAGCCCCAACGGTTGGTGAAGGCATTGGTTGATCCAACTAGAACGGAACAATTAAGCCCTGAATGCTTTCGCCTCAAAATGCGTCCACTTCACTTCATGACATTGAGTGTTCAGCCAACCGTAGATATGAACGTATGGGCAGAGCCAGACGGTAAGATCCATTTGCGATCAGTTGGCTGTGAAATTCGCGGAGTTGAGTATGTGAACCAACGGTTTAAATTGGAGCTAGTAGGGCAGTTGGTTCCCCGATCGCAGGGCGGCACGACTCAGCTTCAAGGTAGAGCAGATCTAAAAGTTCAGGTGGATCTGCCTCCGCCTCTCATGCTGGCTCCAAAGCCACTCATTGAAACGACGGGAAACGGCTTACTCAGAAGCGTTTTGTTGACCATCAAGCAGCGACTGATGCATCGACTGTTGCTGGATTATCGCACATGGGTCGCTTCTCAACAATTCAATACTGATGCGAGCGCAGACGCCCCCTTGTTTGCCGCAAGTCAGTTCGCTACCAATAAATTTTCTTCAAACAACTCTGCTGTTTGA